The following proteins are encoded in a genomic region of Dioscorea cayenensis subsp. rotundata cultivar TDr96_F1 chromosome 8, TDr96_F1_v2_PseudoChromosome.rev07_lg8_w22 25.fasta, whole genome shotgun sequence:
- the LOC120267131 gene encoding traB domain-containing protein-like, which yields MIRSTRLLKSAELRILQNSSLPRRRRLSHTTLIPINTPQESFSNLLLSSFAFPQSREQRFPTAMAGEDDVHATTDPDLASSITTEDVSGAEDPRSSHGLDPEVSPDPHSEPEKVSERSTVRRGLPEELSKGVVVLECESSAEGGSCDVYIVGTAHVSLESCREVQTVINYLKPQVVFLELCSSRVTILTPQNLKVPTMSEMIDMWKKKKMNTFGILYSWFLAKVANKLEVFPGSEFRVAYEEAMGYGAKVVLGDRPVHITLRRSWGKMTLWHRTKFLYYMLFQAMFLPSSEELNKMLKEMDDVDMLTLVIQEMSKAFPTLMETLIHERDMYMASILLKVASEHSSIVAVVGKGHLAGIKKHWKQPLDVKHLLEVPPRNTGESKTKILTSLGVVVAGIAVISGIYLVSKR from the exons ATGATTCGCTCGACGCGGCTTCTGAAATCGGCCGAGTTACGAATCCTCCAAAACTCGTCGCTCCCTCGCCGCCGGCGACTCTCGCACACCACTCTCatccctataaataccccccaGGAATCCTTCTCGAACCTTCTCCTCTCCTCCTTCGCTTTCCCCCAATCCCGAGAGCAGCGATTCCCGACGGCGATGGCCGGCGAGGACGATGTCCACGCAACGACGGATCCCGATCTGGCCTCTTCGATCACAACTGAGGATGTTTCTGGGGCAGAGGATCCGAGATCGAGCCATGGCTTGGATCCTGAAGTAAGCCCTGATCCTCATTCGGAACCAGAGAAGGTTTCAGAAAGATCAACGGTGAGGAGGGGACTGCCCGAGGAATTGTCGAAAGGTGTGGTGGTTTTGGAGTGCGAATCTTCGGCTGAGGGCGGCTCTTGTGATGTATACATCGTGGGAACTGCTCATGTTTCTCTG GAATCCTGCAGAGAAGTTCAGACAGTCATTAATTACCTGAAACCCCAG GTTGTTTTCTTGGAGTTATGCTCGAGTCGAGTAACCATTTTGACCCCCCAAAATTTAAAG GTTCCTACAATGAGTGAAATGATTGACatgtggaagaagaagaaaatgaatactTTTGGGATTTTGTACAGCTGGTTTCTTGCCAAG GTTGCTAATAAGCTCGAGGTTTTCCCTGGTTCTGAGTTTCGGGTGGCATATGAAGAAGCAATGGGTTATGGCGCGAAGGTTGTACTGGGAGATCGTCCTGTGCAT ATTACATTAAGAAGATCATGGGGGAAAATGACATTATGGCATAGGACAAAGTTTCTATACTACATGCTCTTTCAAGCTATGTTTCTCCCAAGCTCTGAGGAGCTCAATAAGATG TTGAAGGAGATGGATGATGTTGACATGTTAACTCTTGTAATTCAAGAGATGAGCAAGGCATTCCCCACTTTAATGGAGACTCTTATTCATGAGCGAGATAT GTACATGGCATCTATATTACTAAAGGTCGCAAGTGAACATTCATCAATTGTTGCAGTTGTAGGCAAAGGGCATTTAGCAGGAATAAAGAAGCACTGGAAACAGCCGTTGGAT GTGAAACATCTACTTGAAGTTCCTCCTAGAAACACCGGTGAATCTAAGACAAAGATTTTGACATCCCttggtgttgttgttgctgGGATTGCTGTCATTTCTGGCATTTATCTTGTTAGCAAGAGGTGA